Genomic DNA from Peribacillus simplex NBRC 15720 = DSM 1321:
GCTAACAAGGAGATAAAATCGTTTTCTTTTGTACCATTTTTTCATAGGGAATCCTCCAACATGGTAAAATTGCTTGCTAACTTTCTACTTTCCCACTTTTGGGGTATATAGAAACATAAATCGTAATCTATGGAAAAAGGCAAGGCGATTAATTTTGATATAATATAGTTTCAAAAAGTGGAAAGGGGCTGTGGCACATGGCAAAGCAGTTATTAACAAATGATTGGTGGCCTCTATTGAAAGAGGAATTCAAAAAAGAATATTACCAGGAGCTATGGGAATTTATAAAGCAAGAGTACAGTCAGCAAGTCATTCATCCGGATCAGGACGATATTTTCAATGCGCTTCACTATACTCCTTATGAAGACGTAAAGGTTGTCATCCTTGGACAGGACCCTTACCATGGCCAGGGTCAAGCGCATGGCCTTAGTTTTTCAGTTAAGCCGGAGGTTCGCATCCCACCTTCTTTAAGAAATATTTTTAAAGAGTTACACACCGATCTAGGCTATGAGGTTCCTGATAACGGTTACCTAGCCGAATGGGCAAAACAGGGAGTGCTCCTATTGAATACCGTCTTGACTGTACGTGAGGGAGAAGCACACTCACACCGCGGAAAAGGATGGGAAATCTTTACGAATCAAGTTATTCGCCTATTGAATGACCGTCCGAAACCGGTTGTATTCATCCTGTGGGGGAAACCTGCTCAAACCAAAATCCCTTTGATTGATGAAACCCGTCATAAAGTCATTAAGTCCGTACATCCGAGTCCGCTGTCGGCTTCCCGTGGTTTCTTTGGCACCAAACCTTTTTCCAAAACAAATCAATTGCTGATGGAAATGGGGGAATCCCCAATTGATTGGAAAATCTCGAACCGATGATATGGGCAAGAAAATGAAACGGGTGAATTGTATGGCGTGCCGTCATTTCTATATAACTTGGGATTCCAGTTTTCCAAAGGGCCGCCGTGCTTTTCAATTCAAAACATCAAATCAGCCTTCTCGTGATGTCTTTCATTCTTCAGGGCAGCCATGCTTGAAATTTCAAGCCAATTAAGAGGTAGGAAATATGCAAGGTGTTTTCTTCTCTGATTTTTGCTATGCTAGTTATGATAGTTTTGACCTGTATATAGACGAGGTGGTAAAGTTGGATATTTCATCAAGACAAATGTTAGATAAAATCGAAGAGCTTGTTTTAAAAGCGAAACAGGCAAATTCAGAGGATAAGGTGCAGGGGTATGTAATCGCCATTAAGTCCCTTTGTGAAGTGATGGTTGATGAAAAAGCAGCGAACATCAGCATTCCGAAGCCAATCACATTGACCCAGCCCGTTATGTCGGCTACACCGAATGTAGAACCGGTTAAAATGGATGAGGCCAATGGGGAGTCCTTGTTCGATTTTTAAATTAGGGAAGGGGAGCGAAATAATTGAAACTGTTCATCATTTTAGGTGCATTGAATGGGTTTATTGCTGTGGCATTTGGTGCATTCGGTGCACACGGACTGGAAGGGAAAATTCCTGATAAATATTTAGAAACCTGGCAAACCGCTGTTCAATATCAAATGTTCCATGCGGTGGGTTTATTGGTAATCGGTTTATTGGCTGGGAAAATTTCAAGTCCGCTGATCAACTGGTCCGGCTGGCTTATGCTAATAGGAATTATCCTGTTTTCCGGAAGCCTATTCGTTCTAAGCGTTACACAAATCAAAGTCCTTGGTGCCATCACACCGCTTGGCGGGGTTTCATTCTTGGTTGCTTGGGTCTTAATGATCATTGCTGCATATAAATACTTGTAAAGAAAAAAGTCATTCCAATATAAGAAGAGCCTCAAAATCAAATAGATTCTGAGGCTCTTCTTTATTGGATTTTCTTCATCTTGGCGAATAGGTGGTAAGCCCAGTGCCTCCAAATGGATATTCATATTCGATTTCTTCATCAAACGTTATATAATCTAAGTATACCATCGGGATTAAGTATCGTTTTCCCGTTTGAGGATCGCTTATGATTAAGTGATCGCGTCCTGCAGCCTCGATGATTCCTTTGAAGATCTTGGCATTCCATTCCTTGTTGTTTTCAAACGTTGTATAAACAGTGGCCAATTTCCCTTTATTCAAACGCAAGATGTTCTCGATGTACGACTGTTCGACCGGAAGCATGCCAGGTATCTGTGGTCCGGAAGTGGCTGGACTCACCTGCATCGGCATTTGTTGTGGCGTGCCTGCCATAGTGGGCTGTTGTGGCTGGTATGATGGTTGTTGGTATCCTTGCTGCGGGTACCCTTGTTGCTGGTTAGGATTCTGCTGCCTTAGTTCAGGCTCATTATTCTCATAAGGGTAATAGGGGCTTCCGCCGTACGGGTAATTACCATAAGGATTATTTTGTGACATTGCATTCCCTCCTAAATTCAAGGTTTAGTTGATGCTGTGGAATTTGGACAATCCGAGAGTGTGGACTGGGAGAAACTGTGCGATTTATAGCGACCGGTAGTATTGTATATGTTTTCTGGACAATCCCCGGGTGGCTTAAAAAACCACAATGAAAGTTAAGCGATACATAACGGCTGCCGTTCATGATATAAACCATATCCTCTTGCCGGCTAATGAATAGAAGTAACGTTCCTTCACCTCGCTGGAGTCAGGAATTGCCTTGATCAATTTTCCTGAAGCTGAATGGGACTGTGAAAAAATAAATTCATCACTATTGAAAATGTATGGGATGTGGATTGGATTTATTCCACAGCCGGGGAAAAATAAAAAGGAGGGGACGCAAAAAAAGCTTCCGGAAACCGGAAGCCCATCGTCTTATACGTATAGGAATGAAGGTACGTTTTCTTCCGGCAGGATATTGCCTACAAAGAAAGAACCAAATGCAGCGTAACGTGCACTCACTTCATCAAAACGCATTTCATAGATTAATTTTTTAAATTGAAGGACATCATCTGCGAATAGTGTAACGCCCCATTCATAATCGTCAAAACCGACAGAACCCGAAATGATTTGTTTTACTTTACCGGCATAACTGCGGCCAATCAAGCCGTGGGAACGCATTAAGCCTTTGCGCTCTTCCATGGAAAGCATATACCAGTTATCATCGCCATCACGACGCTTGTCCATTGGATAGAAGCATACATGTTTCGCTTTTGGAAGTATCGGATAAAGTCTTGAACGAACATGAGGGTTCTGGTAAGGGTCCTCACCATCTCCTCCAGCTAAGTAATTGCTTAATTCCACGACGGAAACGTATGAATAAGCGGGAACTGTATATTCGGCAAGCTTCGTTTTGTTGAATTCGTTTTCAATTGCATTCAATTCTTCCATGGTTGGGCGGGCAAACATAAGCATGAAGTCCGCTTTCTGACCAACGATGGAATATAGGGCATGGCTGCCTTCATTGTCACTTTGTGTCATATTCCATTTATCCAGTAAACCTTGGAATTCTGAGATGGCCAATTGGCGTTCGTCACTTGATAACGTTTTCCAAGAAGCCCAGTCGATCAGACGGAAATCATGTAAACAATACCAGCCGTCCAGTGTTTGTGCTGCTTCACTCATTACGATCACTCCTAAGTCTTATTTTAACTTTAATATAACATAGTTTCAGTATAAGGAAATTTATATCAACCCGCAAACACCATCACTGTTTTTCGGTGTTCAAACAAATTTCAAATTTGCAGATTGGCAGAGGACCAAAGTGGCTGGAATTTACCTGGCTGCTAGAGTATTCTTAAAAGAAGACGACTATGGATTTTCACCGAATGGTTAAATATAGAAAAGATAGGGGAAACGTATCTAAAAAGGAGGAAGAGCCAATGGGTGATTTATTTGAAATATTGGAATCGAAAATTATGGGGCATAATTTAAAGATCGTTTTTCCAGAAGGGTTGGATGAACGGATTTTGGGAGCGGCAGGCAGGCTTGCCAAAGCTAAACTGGTGACACCGGTATTGATCGGGGATATCGGGTTGATTCAAGAGAAGGCAAAAGATTTAAAAATATCCCTTGATGCAATCGAAATATATGATCCGAAGAATTATATCATGATGGATGATATGGTTGAAGCGTTCGTGAAGGTCCGTGA
This window encodes:
- the hemQ gene encoding hydrogen peroxide-dependent heme synthase, with product MSEAAQTLDGWYCLHDFRLIDWASWKTLSSDERQLAISEFQGLLDKWNMTQSDNEGSHALYSIVGQKADFMLMFARPTMEELNAIENEFNKTKLAEYTVPAYSYVSVVELSNYLAGGDGEDPYQNPHVRSRLYPILPKAKHVCFYPMDKRRDGDDNWYMLSMEERKGLMRSHGLIGRSYAGKVKQIISGSVGFDDYEWGVTLFADDVLQFKKLIYEMRFDEVSARYAAFGSFFVGNILPEENVPSFLYV
- a CDS encoding uracil-DNA glycosylase yields the protein MAKQLLTNDWWPLLKEEFKKEYYQELWEFIKQEYSQQVIHPDQDDIFNALHYTPYEDVKVVILGQDPYHGQGQAHGLSFSVKPEVRIPPSLRNIFKELHTDLGYEVPDNGYLAEWAKQGVLLLNTVLTVREGEAHSHRGKGWEIFTNQVIRLLNDRPKPVVFILWGKPAQTKIPLIDETRHKVIKSVHPSPLSASRGFFGTKPFSKTNQLLMEMGESPIDWKISNR
- the gerQ gene encoding spore coat protein GerQ → MSQNNPYGNYPYGGSPYYPYENNEPELRQQNPNQQQGYPQQGYQQPSYQPQQPTMAGTPQQMPMQVSPATSGPQIPGMLPVEQSYIENILRLNKGKLATVYTTFENNKEWNAKIFKGIIEAAGRDHLIISDPQTGKRYLIPMVYLDYITFDEEIEYEYPFGGTGLTTYSPR
- a CDS encoding DUF423 domain-containing protein — protein: MKLFIILGALNGFIAVAFGAFGAHGLEGKIPDKYLETWQTAVQYQMFHAVGLLVIGLLAGKISSPLINWSGWLMLIGIILFSGSLFVLSVTQIKVLGAITPLGGVSFLVAWVLMIIAAYKYL
- a CDS encoding YwdI family protein; amino-acid sequence: MQGVFFSDFCYASYDSFDLYIDEVVKLDISSRQMLDKIEELVLKAKQANSEDKVQGYVIAIKSLCEVMVDEKAANISIPKPITLTQPVMSATPNVEPVKMDEANGESLFDF